A genome region from Schistocerca nitens isolate TAMUIC-IGC-003100 chromosome 4, iqSchNite1.1, whole genome shotgun sequence includes the following:
- the LOC126251698 gene encoding cuticle protein 16.5-like gives MYKLVILAAVLAAAAAAPEARPAPGFLAAPAVAAAPVAYAAPAVAAPAVAYAAPALHAPLAYAAAPAIVKTHLI, from the coding sequence GTGATCCTCGCCGCCgtgctggccgccgccgccgccgcccccgaggCACGGCCCGCCCCCGGCTTCCTGGCCGCGCCTGCTGTTGCCGCCGCCCCcgtggcctacgccgcccccgcggtGGCAGCCCCCGCCGTTGCCTACGCCGCGCCGGCCCTGCACGCACCCTTGGCTTACGCGGCAGCGCCGGCCATCGTCAAGACACACCTCATCTGA